The Verrucomicrobiota bacterium genomic interval ATTCCGGTCACGGTCATTCTGGCCGGGCCAAACCGCGTCCTGCAGTGCAAAACCGTGGAGACGGATGGCTACAGCGCGGTTCAACTGGGATTCGACGATCAGAAGGAACATCGCACTGCCAAGCCGCTCAACGGCCATTTTCAAAAGTTCAAAACCACTCCCGTCAAGCGCATCCGCGAGTTCCGGAATTTTTCTCTGAGCGTGAAGCCCGGCGACGTGATTGGCCCCGGCATTTTCGCGCAGGGCGACTTCGTCGATGCGATAGGCGTGACCAAAGGCCGCGGGTTTGAAGGCGTGGTCAAGCGCCATCATTTTCGCGGCGGTGATTCCACACACGGCGCGAAGGGCTGGCATCGGCGTTCGGGCGCGATTGGGCAACGCTTGTTTCCCGGAACCGTTCGCCGCGGGATGCGCATGCCGGGACACATGGGCCACGCGCGCCGCACTGTCCAGAACCTCCAGGTCGTCCAGGTGCGCGAAAGCGAGAACATTCTCTTGATCAAAGGCGCCGTTCCTGGAGCAAAAGGCGACTACGTGGTCATTCGAGAATCCAAGAAACTGCCCAAGAAGGCCGCGGCGCCTGCAAAGTAATTTGAAGTTCCATGAAACTCGCTGTCAAAGATACACAAGGCAATCCGCAGGGTGAGTTGGAAGTGAAGTTTCCTGTCATCCAGGATGGCAAAGGAACCCAGGCGGTCCACGACGTGGTTGTGGCTTATCTGGCGGCGCAACGAAGCGGCACGGCCTGCACGAAGACCATGGGCGAGGTCGCTGGATCCGGCAAGAAGCCGTGGCGTCAGAAGGGCACCGGGCGCGCACGGGCCGGCTCATTCGCATCGCCTCTCTGGCGTGGCGGCGGAGTGGTCTTCGGCCCCAAGCCGCGGGATTGGCGCGTCAAAGTGACCAAAGCGACGCGGCGCCTCGCCTTTCAGAAGGCGCTGAGCGAGCGGCTGAAGGCCGGCGATGTCGTCATCCTGAGCGACCTCAAATTGAATTCACCGAAGACCAAAGAATTCCTGGGCGTGCGGTCTGCGCTTCAGTTGGAAGGAACGACATTGATCGTGGCTCCGGAGGCAGATCGGAATCTGTTGCTGGCCTCGCGCAATGTGCCGGATGTCGAGGTGACCACGAGCGAGGATTTGAACACCTACCAGGTTCTGCGGTTCGCCAAATTGGTGTTCACGCGGGACGCTTTTGAAAAGGTGGAACAGCGTCTTCAGAAGGACCAGCAGGCATGAATACTTTTGAGGTTATCAAAACGGTGCGCGTCACCGAGAAGGGTTCGCTCCAGAGCGAGAAATTCAACCACTACACGGTGGTGGCGGACCGGCGCGCCAACAAGGTCCAGATTCGGCGGGCGGTTGAAGAGCTTTTCAAAGTGAAGGTCCTCGACGTGCGCACGATGAATGTCTCCGGCAAACTCCGGCGGCAGCGCACGATGCAGGCAGGCAAAGCGCCGGACTGGAAGAAAGCCATTCTGACTCTGAAGAAGGGAGACAAGATCACCCTGACGTAACCGGATTTTCCTTATGCCAGTCAAAACCTTTCGCCCGCTCACGCCATCGACGCGTTATATCACGATCGCGTCGTTTGCTGAGATCACCAAGTCAAAGCCGGAAAAAAGCCTGGTGTTCATCCGCAAGAAGACCGGCGGGCGGAATTCCTACGGCCGTGTAACCAGCCGGGGGCGGGGCCAGGGTCACAAACAGAAAATCCGCGAAGTGGATTTCAAACGCAACAAGCGCGGAGTCGAAGCCAAAGTAGTCGCCATCGAGTACGACCCGATCCGCACGGCGCGGCTGGCGTTGCTCGAATACAAGGATGGAGAAAAGCGCTACATCATCGCCCCGGACGGTTTGAAGGTTGGCGCCACTTTGATGAGCGGTTCCTCCGCTCCACCTGAAGTTGGCAATGCGCTTCCCCTCAAAACCATCCCGATCGGTTTGCCGATTCATAACCTCGAAATCACGCCGGGACGCGGCGGCCAGATGGTCCGGACCGCGGGCGCTTCAGCGATCCTGATGTCTCGCGACGAGGAATATGCCCAGGTGCGTTTGCCTTCTGGAGAAATCCGAAGGTTCAACCTCGACTGCACAGCCACGATTGGACAGGTCGGGAATGCGGAGCATGAGAACGTGGTCCTCGGAAAAGCCGGGAGAAGCC includes:
- a CDS encoding 50S ribosomal protein L3, which encodes MIGLLGKKLGQTQVYDAAGNVIPVTVILAGPNRVLQCKTVETDGYSAVQLGFDDQKEHRTAKPLNGHFQKFKTTPVKRIREFRNFSLSVKPGDVIGPGIFAQGDFVDAIGVTKGRGFEGVVKRHHFRGGDSTHGAKGWHRRSGAIGQRLFPGTVRRGMRMPGHMGHARRTVQNLQVVQVRESENILLIKGAVPGAKGDYVVIRESKKLPKKAAAPAK
- the rplD gene encoding 50S ribosomal protein L4, with amino-acid sequence MKLAVKDTQGNPQGELEVKFPVIQDGKGTQAVHDVVVAYLAAQRSGTACTKTMGEVAGSGKKPWRQKGTGRARAGSFASPLWRGGGVVFGPKPRDWRVKVTKATRRLAFQKALSERLKAGDVVILSDLKLNSPKTKEFLGVRSALQLEGTTLIVAPEADRNLLLASRNVPDVEVTTSEDLNTYQVLRFAKLVFTRDAFEKVEQRLQKDQQA
- a CDS encoding 50S ribosomal protein L23, producing the protein MNTFEVIKTVRVTEKGSLQSEKFNHYTVVADRRANKVQIRRAVEELFKVKVLDVRTMNVSGKLRRQRTMQAGKAPDWKKAILTLKKGDKITLT
- the rplB gene encoding 50S ribosomal protein L2, encoding MPVKTFRPLTPSTRYITIASFAEITKSKPEKSLVFIRKKTGGRNSYGRVTSRGRGQGHKQKIREVDFKRNKRGVEAKVVAIEYDPIRTARLALLEYKDGEKRYIIAPDGLKVGATLMSGSSAPPEVGNALPLKTIPIGLPIHNLEITPGRGGQMVRTAGASAILMSRDEEYAQVRLPSGEIRRFNLDCTATIGQVGNAEHENVVLGKAGRSRHRGIRPLSRGVAKNPVDHPMGGGAGKTSGGGHPVTPWGVITKGYKTRKQFKHSNRFIVVRRDGRPVKQK